From a region of the Apis mellifera strain DH4 linkage group LG2, Amel_HAv3.1, whole genome shotgun sequence genome:
- the LOC100576896 gene encoding uncharacterized protein LOC100576896 isoform X1 yields MHGGRGVCQWCARSSLVETRQNPRPRTTTSKSSNNSNNNSSRRKRRRRRRRRRRRWNSISSSSSSSGSSSSSRSSGSTRRCAVLTTFRRVGASRRFSRGGGGNGRNDNNNKTTTITTYLKKVDCDGNYDCCCLFNSYDVDGGGDCVLLLFCHGAFDPTNRTSSLQRFRGGVSQFYYSDLLRPQQQRRRRQNTTCVNPSGGKCRRIATELYQ; encoded by the exons ATGCACGGCGGCCGCGGTGTGTGCCAGTGGTGTGCGCGCTCGTCGCTCGTGGAAACCCGCCAAAACCCGCGGCCGCGAACAACCACCAGCAAGAGCAGCAACAATAGCAACAACAACAGtagtagaagaaaaagaaggaggagaaggaggagaaggaggagaaggtggAACAGCATtagcagtagtagtagtagtagtggtagcagcagcagcagtagAAGCAGTGGTAGCACGCGACGTTGTGCTGTTTTGACAACTTTCCGCCGCGTCGGGGCGTCGCGCCGTTTTTctcgcggcggcggcggcaacGGTAGAAACGACAACAACAATAAGACAACGACAATAacaacttatttaaaaaaggtcGATTGTGACGGCAATTACGACTGTTGCTGTCTCTTCAACTCATACGACGTTGACGGTGGTGGCGACTGCGTTCTGTTATTATTTTGCCACGGTGCTTTTGACCCTACAAACCGGACGAGTTCATTGCAGCGCTTTCGCGGGGGTGTCAGCCAGTTTTATTACTCCGACCTTCTCCGTCCGCAGCAGCAGCGCCGACGGCGCCAGAACACGACGTG tgTGAATCCCTCTGGTGGCAAGTGTAGGAGGATCGCCACAGAACTATATCAGTGA
- the LOC100576896 gene encoding uncharacterized protein LOC100576896 isoform X2, which yields MHGGRGVCQWCARSSLVETRQNPRPRTTTSKSSNNSNNNSSRRKRRRRRRRRRRRWNSISSSSSSSGSSSSSRSSGSTRRCAVLTTFRRVGASRRFSRGGGGNGRNDNNNKTTTITTYLKKVDCDGNYDCCCLFNSYDVDGGGDCVLLLFCHGAFDPTNRTSSLQRFRGGVSQFYYSDLLRPQQQRRRRQNTT from the coding sequence ATGCACGGCGGCCGCGGTGTGTGCCAGTGGTGTGCGCGCTCGTCGCTCGTGGAAACCCGCCAAAACCCGCGGCCGCGAACAACCACCAGCAAGAGCAGCAACAATAGCAACAACAACAGtagtagaagaaaaagaaggaggagaaggaggagaaggaggagaaggtggAACAGCATtagcagtagtagtagtagtagtggtagcagcagcagcagtagAAGCAGTGGTAGCACGCGACGTTGTGCTGTTTTGACAACTTTCCGCCGCGTCGGGGCGTCGCGCCGTTTTTctcgcggcggcggcggcaacGGTAGAAACGACAACAACAATAAGACAACGACAATAacaacttatttaaaaaaggtcGATTGTGACGGCAATTACGACTGTTGCTGTCTCTTCAACTCATACGACGTTGACGGTGGTGGCGACTGCGTTCTGTTATTATTTTGCCACGGTGCTTTTGACCCTACAAACCGGACGAGTTCATTGCAGCGCTTTCGCGGGGGTGTCAGCCAGTTTTATTACTCCGACCTTCTCCGTCCGCAGCAGCAGCGCCGACGGCGCCAGAACACGACGTG